The Thermosynechococcus sp. genome has a segment encoding these proteins:
- a CDS encoding ATP-dependent DNA helicase RecQ — protein sequence MPDADLKPIQAALRHYWGYSELRSPQAAVMTALLQRRDALVVLPTGAGKSLCFQLPAVLQGGLTLVISPLLALMENQIAELRQRGLAAAAYHSELPSSQRRQILSHLRDYRLLYLSPESLFSSPLWQSLCSGPVQLNGLIVDEAHCLVQWGDRFRPAYRRLGTVRPALRQCQPQHPPFPIAAFTATAAPHAQRTLIEVLGLEQPVQIIHSPYRANLHLAVRSVWSRGYRRHCLRQFLKQQGRTSGLIYARTRHDCETIATWLQGQGHCTTAYHGGLPAAQRRQIESDWLQGKLPFVVCTNAFGLGVNKPNVRWICHYQPPLQLSEYLQEVGRAGRDGQPAQALLLVSDRWGLDREDQQRWYFFQRQSQDTYNRAMALQTQLPLRGNLQQLRQHFPEVELTLALLHQQGSLRWQDPFHYCRHPLAQVPSPPKDTQEQLMQAFVYHRGCRWQFLLQAFGFATEARGWHCGHCDRCYAPSHPCKIP from the coding sequence ATGCCAGACGCCGATTTAAAGCCGATACAGGCCGCCCTACGACATTACTGGGGCTATTCTGAGTTGCGATCGCCCCAAGCAGCGGTGATGACCGCACTCTTGCAACGACGGGACGCCTTAGTTGTCCTGCCGACGGGCGCGGGCAAAAGTCTTTGTTTTCAGTTGCCAGCCGTGCTTCAAGGGGGCTTGACGTTGGTGATCTCACCACTCCTTGCCCTCATGGAAAATCAGATCGCTGAATTGCGGCAACGGGGTCTTGCGGCCGCCGCCTATCACAGTGAACTGCCCAGCAGCCAACGCCGCCAGATTCTGTCGCATCTGCGGGACTACCGTTTGCTGTATCTTTCGCCGGAGTCGCTATTTTCTAGCCCGCTTTGGCAATCCCTCTGTTCAGGGCCGGTGCAACTCAATGGCTTGATTGTGGATGAAGCCCATTGCCTTGTGCAGTGGGGCGATCGCTTTCGACCCGCTTATCGTCGCTTGGGAACGGTGCGACCGGCCCTGCGTCAATGCCAACCCCAGCACCCCCCTTTCCCGATCGCGGCCTTTACCGCCACTGCCGCTCCCCATGCCCAACGCACTCTCATTGAGGTTTTGGGTCTAGAACAGCCTGTGCAGATCATTCACAGCCCCTATCGTGCCAATCTCCATTTGGCCGTACGTTCTGTGTGGAGTCGGGGGTATCGCCGCCATTGTCTTCGGCAATTTCTCAAACAGCAGGGGAGGACCTCAGGATTGATCTATGCCCGCACCCGCCATGACTGCGAAACGATTGCCACTTGGCTGCAGGGGCAGGGGCACTGCACCACCGCTTACCATGGTGGGCTACCGGCAGCACAGCGACGCCAAATTGAGAGCGATTGGTTACAGGGCAAACTGCCTTTTGTGGTCTGTACTAATGCCTTTGGTCTAGGAGTCAATAAACCCAATGTGCGTTGGATTTGCCACTATCAGCCGCCCCTGCAACTCAGTGAATATCTCCAGGAGGTGGGGCGCGCTGGGCGAGATGGTCAACCGGCACAGGCCCTGCTTTTGGTGAGCGATCGCTGGGGTTTGGATCGCGAAGATCAACAGCGTTGGTATTTTTTTCAGCGCCAAAGTCAAGACACCTACAATCGCGCCATGGCACTTCAGACGCAGCTGCCCCTCAGGGGCAATCTGCAGCAACTGCGGCAACACTTTCCTGAGGTGGAACTGACGCTGGCGTTACTGCATCAACAGGGGAGCCTCCGCTGGCAAGACCCCTTTCACTATTGCCGTCACCCCTTGGCCCAGGTGCCCTCCCCGCCCAAAGACACGCAAGAACAGTTGATGCAAGCATTTGTCTATCACCGGGGCTGCCGCTGGCAGTTTCTCCTCCAAGCCTTTGGTTTTGCCACTGAGGCAAGGGGATGGCATTGTGGCCATTGCGATCGCTGTTACGCCCCCAGTCATCCCTGTAAAATACCGTAA
- a CDS encoding FxLYD domain-containing protein, whose translation MGLLQVEQIRETLQDILSEHAVVVQVNQFRNQLNIVLNKRPGTVAHYCALVDLLKSRLGQFHLDDIARIKIIGRIQGSPKPDWEEVIDLRPPNPALAAPVYASSAPWVVAIAAGVVSLLVIFSYHLGQWQQQQRMQPLIGSTLGQEGVTMTDFKWHLEGDALFIVGVLKNYTQEHLRMIQADFELLDKAGQQVGAVSVQVYGLGPEETWHFREPVGNHQAVRARLVKLQSFR comes from the coding sequence ATGGGGCTACTACAAGTTGAGCAAATTCGTGAAACCCTGCAGGATATACTTTCAGAACATGCCGTTGTTGTTCAAGTCAATCAGTTTCGCAACCAATTAAACATTGTTTTGAACAAGCGCCCCGGCACCGTTGCCCACTACTGTGCCCTGGTGGATCTCCTCAAGTCTCGCTTGGGACAGTTTCACCTCGACGATATTGCCCGCATTAAAATTATTGGCCGCATACAAGGTTCGCCTAAACCCGATTGGGAAGAGGTTATTGATCTGCGTCCCCCCAACCCCGCTTTAGCTGCCCCTGTGTATGCTTCCTCTGCCCCGTGGGTGGTGGCGATCGCCGCTGGGGTGGTGAGTTTACTGGTGATCTTTAGTTATCATCTCGGTCAGTGGCAGCAACAGCAACGAATGCAGCCGTTGATTGGCAGTACCCTGGGGCAAGAGGGCGTCACCATGACCGATTTTAAGTGGCACCTCGAGGGCGATGCCCTGTTTATCGTGGGCGTTCTGAAAAACTACACTCAAGAGCACTTGCGCATGATTCAGGCGGATTTTGAACTCCTGGATAAGGCGGGGCAGCAAGTCGGTGCCGTTTCGGTACAGGTCTATGGCCTTGGCCCCGAGGAAACCTGGCACTTCCGTGAACCTGTGGGCAATCATCAAGCAGTGCGGGCCCGACTAGTAAAATTACAGTCATTCCGTTAA
- a CDS encoding HAD family hydrolase — MAHLKALIFDVDGTLADTERDGHRLAFNRAFAAAGLDWEWDVSLYGQLLAVAGGKERMKYYLDCFRPDWPRPQNLDALIADLHQAKTRYYTELLAAGAIPLRPGVKRLLTEAREAGLRLAIATTTTPENVTALLANALATDGVSWFEVIAAGDVVPAKKPAPDIYFYTLEKMRLSPQECLAFEDSANGIQAATASGLATIITITDYTKDHDFRDAALVLDCLGEPDYPFQVLRGEVGWTTYVDVPLLRSLHQQWTSTVSQR; from the coding sequence ATGGCTCACCTCAAAGCCCTCATTTTTGATGTGGATGGCACCTTAGCAGATACGGAGCGGGATGGCCATCGTCTGGCCTTCAACAGGGCCTTTGCTGCGGCCGGTCTAGATTGGGAATGGGATGTTTCCCTCTATGGTCAGCTGCTGGCGGTGGCTGGGGGTAAGGAGCGGATGAAGTATTACCTTGATTGCTTTCGTCCCGATTGGCCACGCCCCCAAAATTTGGATGCTCTGATTGCCGATTTGCACCAGGCCAAGACCCGCTATTATACGGAGCTCTTAGCCGCAGGAGCAATTCCCCTGCGGCCGGGGGTCAAGCGGCTCCTTACAGAAGCCCGTGAAGCGGGATTACGGCTGGCGATCGCCACCACCACAACCCCAGAAAATGTGACTGCCCTCTTGGCAAATGCCCTTGCTACCGATGGCGTCAGTTGGTTTGAGGTTATTGCCGCCGGGGACGTGGTTCCGGCCAAGAAACCAGCCCCCGATATTTACTTCTACACCCTTGAAAAGATGCGCCTCTCCCCCCAAGAGTGCCTGGCCTTTGAGGATTCGGCCAATGGGATTCAGGCCGCCACCGCCAGTGGCCTAGCGACCATTATCACGATTACTGACTACACCAAGGATCATGATTTTCGTGATGCCGCACTTGTTTTGGATTGCCTAGGGGAACCGGACTATCCCTTTCAAGTTCTGCGCGGTGAGGTGGGTTGGACAACCTATGTAGATGTGCCCCTATTGCGATCGCTGCACCAGCAGTGGACAAGCACGGTGAGTCAGCGCTAA
- a CDS encoding DUF2808 domain-containing protein produces the protein MVKRFLPVLILLGCSLGPVTPALVRAQANQGFTFTFGDGPTGRQQLQYHLDNGTPGFMGDRYWLRLGQQKVAINRINITYPDYYTGIIDPKGIEVRIGGNRGNSFFQFRRDLGQKIPLAEVSVDRDNRVIDIVPAEVIPAGTPVQVILNNVRNPNNGGMYYFNARIGSPGDIPLMRYVGTWILSIANN, from the coding sequence ATGGTGAAGCGTTTCCTGCCGGTTCTGATTCTGTTGGGGTGTAGTCTTGGTCCTGTGACCCCCGCCCTTGTGCGCGCCCAAGCCAATCAGGGCTTTACGTTTACATTTGGTGACGGGCCGACTGGACGACAGCAGTTGCAATACCACTTAGATAACGGCACCCCCGGCTTCATGGGCGATCGCTATTGGCTGCGTCTGGGGCAGCAAAAAGTGGCCATCAACCGCATTAATATTACCTATCCTGACTATTACACTGGCATCATTGATCCCAAGGGCATTGAAGTGCGCATCGGGGGTAATCGCGGCAACAGCTTCTTCCAGTTTCGCCGTGACCTGGGTCAGAAAATCCCACTTGCTGAAGTGTCGGTTGACCGCGATAATCGCGTCATTGACATTGTGCCTGCGGAAGTGATTCCGGCTGGAACCCCTGTACAGGTAATCCTCAACAATGTCCGCAACCCCAACAATGGCGGCATGTACTATTTCAATGCCCGCATTGGTTCCCCTGGGGATATTCCCCTGATGCGCTACGTTGGCACTTGGATTCTCAGTATTGCCAACAACTAG
- a CDS encoding 1-acyl-sn-glycerol-3-phosphate acyltransferase, which yields MSSVVATAQPPLHFLPQRFSYPVWWTVARLLPFYIRYGLGLKRVEGVNVETLARYYQQFQQGQLRLLIAFRHPCTDDPLVMGYLMWHLLPQTARRLGISLRPPTNGYFLYDRGIPLWAGEQIGWLFSRLGGISIMRGKLDSQALRAARELLLEGRFPLAAAPEGATNEHNELVAPLEPGVAQLGFWCLEDLAKAGRSLPVVILPIGIQYRLSQPSWERMAVLIAQLENRLGCPTDSGSTEPEDLYRRLLNLAMHLLERLEAFYATSYRQNFPELPPFDSPNAELAARIQRLLNSALVVAESYFGLKPSEDFVSRCRRIEQAAWERMFRSDLAQLSAVERCLADWLAEEANVRLRHMRLAERFTSMTGRYIREKFTIDRFADIVLILWRTFDWLEGKRPNVNRLVGLRQVRLSVGKPLNLESYWPLYRRDRQGARQAVKEVTDQIRQQFEALIVATEA from the coding sequence ATGTCCAGTGTGGTTGCCACTGCCCAACCTCCGTTGCATTTTCTGCCCCAGCGGTTTAGCTACCCCGTCTGGTGGACAGTAGCGCGGCTCCTGCCCTTTTACATCCGCTATGGCCTTGGTCTCAAGCGGGTTGAAGGGGTGAATGTGGAGACCCTTGCCCGTTATTACCAGCAGTTTCAGCAGGGACAGCTGCGGCTCCTCATTGCCTTTCGCCATCCCTGTACGGATGATCCGTTGGTCATGGGCTATTTGATGTGGCATCTACTGCCGCAAACAGCACGGCGGCTGGGCATTTCCTTGCGGCCCCCCACAAACGGGTATTTTCTCTACGATCGCGGGATTCCCCTCTGGGCAGGGGAGCAGATTGGTTGGCTCTTTTCGCGGTTGGGGGGGATTTCAATCATGCGCGGCAAGCTCGATAGCCAAGCCCTGCGAGCGGCGCGGGAGTTGCTTCTAGAGGGACGATTTCCCCTAGCGGCGGCACCGGAGGGAGCAACGAATGAACACAACGAATTGGTGGCACCCTTGGAACCGGGGGTGGCCCAGTTGGGATTTTGGTGTCTGGAAGATTTGGCCAAGGCGGGGCGATCGCTCCCTGTGGTCATCCTTCCCATTGGCATTCAGTACAGGCTTAGTCAGCCCTCTTGGGAGCGTATGGCAGTGCTCATAGCCCAGCTGGAGAACCGCCTTGGGTGCCCCACCGATTCCGGCAGTACCGAGCCGGAAGACCTCTACCGCCGCCTGCTGAATTTAGCAATGCACCTTTTGGAGCGCCTAGAGGCCTTCTATGCCACCTCCTATCGTCAAAATTTTCCTGAACTGCCCCCCTTTGACTCCCCCAATGCTGAATTGGCGGCCCGAATTCAACGACTCCTCAATAGTGCCCTTGTGGTGGCGGAGTCCTACTTTGGTCTTAAGCCCAGCGAAGACTTTGTGAGCCGCTGCCGCCGGATTGAGCAGGCTGCTTGGGAGCGGATGTTTCGCAGTGATTTGGCACAGCTTTCTGCCGTAGAGCGCTGTTTAGCCGATTGGTTGGCTGAGGAAGCCAATGTGCGATTACGTCACATGCGTCTTGCGGAGCGATTTACCTCAATGACGGGCCGCTACATCCGTGAGAAATTCACAATTGATCGCTTTGCGGATATCGTGCTGATTCTCTGGCGCACGTTTGATTGGCTGGAGGGAAAAAGACCAAATGTAAATCGCTTGGTGGGGTTGCGGCAGGTGCGCCTCAGCGTCGGCAAGCCTCTTAATTTAGAGAGCTATTGGCCTCTGTATCGGCGCGATCGCCAGGGGGCACGGCAAGCCGTCAAGGAAGTGACTGACCAGATTCGCCAACAATTTGAAGCCCTGATTGTTGCCACCGAGGCTTAA
- the hslO gene encoding Hsp33 family molecular chaperone HslO: MADFLLRATAAAEGIRAVGVITTQLTDEARKRHQLSYVATAALGRTMAAGLILAASFKQPQARVNVRIQGNGPLGTIFADAGADGTVRGYVQYPSVELPPNAKGKLDVGAAVGHQGYLYVIHDLGYGYPYSSTVELVSGEIAEDITYYLATSEQTPSALMLGVFVEEAGVTAAGGLMLQVLPKAANDEHLIATLEQRVANLQGFTPLLQAGRTLPDIFQELLGDLDLQILPQRQMVRFHCGCSHERMLGALKLLGEAELKDILATEAKAEATCQFCNAVYWADQPMLEQLIAELATASV, from the coding sequence ATGGCCGATTTTCTGTTGCGAGCAACTGCTGCGGCCGAAGGCATCCGTGCCGTAGGTGTCATTACCACTCAACTCACTGATGAAGCCCGCAAACGTCACCAACTGTCCTACGTGGCCACAGCGGCGTTGGGGCGAACCATGGCCGCCGGCTTAATTCTTGCCGCTAGTTTCAAACAGCCCCAAGCACGGGTGAATGTGCGCATTCAGGGCAACGGTCCCTTAGGAACCATTTTTGCCGATGCCGGTGCCGATGGCACCGTTCGTGGGTATGTGCAGTACCCTAGTGTTGAACTGCCCCCCAATGCCAAGGGCAAACTGGATGTGGGTGCGGCGGTGGGCCATCAGGGATATCTCTACGTCATCCACGACCTTGGCTACGGCTACCCCTATTCCAGCACCGTGGAGCTAGTCTCCGGCGAAATTGCTGAAGATATCACCTACTACCTCGCTACCTCAGAGCAAACCCCCTCCGCCCTGATGTTGGGGGTTTTTGTCGAAGAGGCCGGGGTGACTGCTGCCGGTGGGTTGATGTTACAGGTGCTACCCAAAGCTGCCAATGATGAACACCTGATCGCGACCCTTGAACAACGGGTGGCCAATCTTCAGGGCTTTACACCACTGCTACAGGCAGGGCGGACACTGCCAGATATCTTTCAGGAACTCTTAGGGGATCTGGATCTGCAAATCTTGCCCCAACGGCAAATGGTGCGCTTCCACTGTGGCTGTTCCCACGAACGGATGTTAGGGGCACTCAAGCTGTTAGGGGAGGCAGAATTAAAAGATATTCTAGCCACAGAGGCGAAGGCAGAAGCCACCTGTCAGTTCTGTAATGCCGTCTATTGGGCGGATCAGCCGATGTTGGAGCAGTTGATTGCGGAGTTGGCCACTGCCTCAGTCTAA